The region TGCCGGCCTCGATCGGCACCGGCTCGGGCAGGCGCAGCCCCGCGCGCCCGCCGTCACGCCGCGGCGGCTCCGGCATCGCGAGCGGCAGCTCCGGAGCGTCCCCCGCCGGCGGGGTGATTCGTTGCTGTTCCCATCGCACGATTAGATTCGAACACAGTTTCGATGATCATGTCGAGCGGCGCCGCCGGATATCCGCCTATCGGGGAAAACGCGACGACGCTGGGTGCGCGAGCCCGCCCGAGCGCCCCCTCTCTGGGCGACCCCCGCGGGGCAGTCCGCATAATTGCCCGGTGACCGACCGCCGTCCCACCGGAGAGCCCCCCGAGCCCGGAGGCGGCCATCGGGCTCGCCACCGCCGGGCAGCAGACCAGGACCAGGTCACTCCCGACCCGCCGACGCGACGCGGCCCCCGTCCCGGCCGCGACGCCACCAGCACCGACCACGGCCACGGCCACGGGCACGGCCACGGGCCCGCCGAGCCGGTATCCAAGCAGGTCAAACGAGTTCTCGTCATCGCGCTGGTGCCTTTCGCATTGGCCGCCATCGTCGGCGTCCTGCTGCTCTACCCGTTCGGTCACCAGCAGCGCACCGGCACCAATCTCGGCGCTGGCCAGTACCCGGTCAACGCCGAGGTCGTCTCGGCCGTCGCCGGCTCCTGCACCCCGGACTCGCCCAGCCAAGGCGGCTGCGTGCTGGTCGGGGTCCGGATGCAGGACGGCCCGAAGCCCGGCCAGACCATCCAGCAGGCGGTGCCGACCGACCCGGGCTCGCCGCGCTTCGCCGTCGGCGACCAGGTGGTGCTCAGCTACGCCGGGGCCAATCCAGACGACCCGGCGTCCTACCAGGTAGTCGACTTCCAGCGCGGCACACCGCTGCTCGTCCTGGCGCTGATGTTCGCCGCAGCAGTGATCGTGCTCGGCCGCTGGCAGGGCTTCGCCGCGCTGATCGCCCTCGGGCTGAGCTTCGTCGTGCTGATCGGCTTCGTGCTACCGGCCATCCTCGCGGGCGAGAATCCGCTGCTGGTGGCGGTCGTCGGCGCCGGCCTGATCATGTTCGTGGTGCTCTACCTGACGCACGGCTTCTCCGCGCGGACCTCGACCGCGGTGCTCGGCACCCTGTTGAGCCTCGCGCTGATCGGCCTGCTCAGCGCGGTCTTCTCGGCGTCCGCCAGCCTGACCGGGCTGGACGAGGACACCTCCAGCCTGATGGGGCTGCTGGGCGCGCCGATCGACGCGCGCGGCCTGCTGCTGGCCGGAATCGTGATCGGTGCGCTCGGCGTGCTCGACGACGTGACCATGACCCAGACCAGTGCGGTGTGGGAACTGCGCAAGGCCAACCCCACGATGTCCCTGCGGCAGCTCTACACGGCGGGGTTGCGGATCGGCCGCGACCACGTGTCGTCTGCGGTGAACACCCTGGTCCTGGCCTATGCGGGCGCGGCCCTGCCGATGCTGCTGGCCTACACGCTCTCCGGCCGGACGTTCAATCAGATCGTGAGCTCGCAGGCCGTGGCGCAGGAGGTGGTGCGCACGCTGGTCGGCAGCATCGGCCTGGTCGCAGCGGTGCCGATCACCACCGCGATCGCCGCCGCGGTGGCGATCCGCGAGCCCGCGCAGGGCGCAAGCCACCATGGCAGCTCGGTCGCGGACCGCGTGGGCCGGGCGGCGGCCACCGGCGCCGAAACCGCGACGGTGTGGTGGCGTCCACCGCACCGCAAGGCCGACCGCTGATCCGGCGTGCGGGCACTACCCCAAGGCGGCGACGAACTTGGCGACCGCGTCGGGGTTCAACCGCTGCGCCATCCGGCCCGGCGGCGCGACCGATGCGAGCCGGTACAGCGGTCGGTCCGGGGCGGCGTCGCCGCGTGCTTCCGACCGCAGC is a window of Saccharopolyspora phatthalungensis DNA encoding:
- a CDS encoding YibE/F family protein, giving the protein MTDRRPTGEPPEPGGGHRARHRRAADQDQVTPDPPTRRGPRPGRDATSTDHGHGHGHGHGPAEPVSKQVKRVLVIALVPFALAAIVGVLLLYPFGHQQRTGTNLGAGQYPVNAEVVSAVAGSCTPDSPSQGGCVLVGVRMQDGPKPGQTIQQAVPTDPGSPRFAVGDQVVLSYAGANPDDPASYQVVDFQRGTPLLVLALMFAAAVIVLGRWQGFAALIALGLSFVVLIGFVLPAILAGENPLLVAVVGAGLIMFVVLYLTHGFSARTSTAVLGTLLSLALIGLLSAVFSASASLTGLDEDTSSLMGLLGAPIDARGLLLAGIVIGALGVLDDVTMTQTSAVWELRKANPTMSLRQLYTAGLRIGRDHVSSAVNTLVLAYAGAALPMLLAYTLSGRTFNQIVSSQAVAQEVVRTLVGSIGLVAAVPITTAIAAAVAIREPAQGASHHGSSVADRVGRAAATGAETATVWWRPPHRKADR